ACACattttgtgaatacaggccctgatctAATACCACTAACACATGAATTCATAGTGGGCTCACCTCAGTGAGACTGTGTGGGGTCCTGTGCTGCTCAGCTGGTTCCTCTGTGGGTTCAGGAGGAGGTGTTGTTTGGTTGTCCTCCATGACCATGTTCCCCTCAGGGTTCCCCAGACTCTCCTCACAAGCATCCTCCTTCACCAGCAGCACCTCTGGACTCTCCTCCTGGATGAGAAAGGTGATACTGATTATACAGACATACACTCCCTCAGGTACGTGCACAGACAAAGATAAACACACTTTTAACATTGCTTGGCCATACTTGCAAACATAAGCAACTATTTACATTTAAATAGTTTCTCCAGCTCAATATGAGTATCAGCcaattacaaaaaaaaatgttgaaaacctagcggtcaaactgTGAAATGCTTCCAATAATTTTTCCACCATAGgtgattttagaaacacttaaaatgagggctgtgtttcgtgtagacttatcctggcgtgacgttttgataaccatgtaaacgtctctcggacaaggtgagtTATCAatcaatatattctgcactatttactctcagatttgaaaatgctaattagcatcaaagtagacatcatgcaggACCACAAATCCCTGCAAACTCCTGCACGTTATCTCTAGCGGACACCTTTGccaacaggtattgtgtcaatttactTAACCAAGACAGTTCATaattgtccatttaaagaaatgtagccaatGTATTCATTCCTAAACGTAGCTAACATTAATGCTGAGAATCTTACCCTTTCCTCGATTTGGTAGTCCCGTCCAGATCATcttggcatttgtagttctttatgatagccacgtTAGCAAGCTAATTACCATTTCATTTTTGTGGGGGGGTAACTACAGGTGAATTTAATTTATGAAAGTCAtcatgtcctagagagatttacacagttatCAAAGCGTCACACCAGGGTAGGCTTATACAAAATACATCCCCTTttagtgtttctaaaatcccctttGGGTGGAAAACGATTGGagccatttccttgtttgactgcTAGCTTTTGTGGGTATTATGACTCGTACAGGTGGCACAGTCAGGAGGATTCAGAAGactcaagaggtatgcttagatattaGAGCAAGAATGATACCAGTACCGCAATATTTTTTTTCATGTAATTTTTTAAAACACAAAGCAGacaactctttggtcctttaaaaacctgctgtatgtaacatattgtgtgttatggaaaataaataaatgtgagtCTGGATGAAAACACAATGATATTTGTTttcaacattagggctgttttcctaaaaaAGTTAAATccgctttgtgttttgtttccttgccacgacaCTAATGAATATCGCGATACTGGTATAGTCCCGGTCCTATTAGATATACAGAAAAATAGCCATATGGATGTTAAACCCATCATGGTGGACATAAATATGTTGTGGGTAAAAAATGAGTCTGCAATGATAAGTAAACATCTGACAAACCTGACTAAACTATTTTGACGTGTACAGTaggtgtttgttagtgtgtgggtatgtgtagaTATATTTATTAAGTGTAAATTGGTTATAAAGCCCTATCAGTGTATGCAAAATAGGGTCAGATCAGATGTGATGTATACTAAAGAGAGTCTCAAAGAAAGTCTTGGAATGAAAAGTCCCATTTTGTATTTATGAAACACAAACAAGTTTTAAATGCACTATATGAAAACCACACATACAAGTCTAAAATATAAATCTGCATGAACTTGATGAACTGCATTCATTGTCTCATTAAAGGTGTCATGGGAAAACAATTAAGTAGTTGAATGGAAGTAATGAAACAGGCATTTGTGAACATCATATAGGCTACACAGTACCAACACAACATGTAACAAACTTTAGGCTTAtactgtacactgagtatacaaaacattaagaacacctgctctttccataacagactgatcaggtgaacgttttgatcccttattgatgccacttgaTGAAACCACTTCAAATCTGTGTCAATAAAGgaggatttttaagtcttgagacaattgagacagggattgtgtatgtgtgccattcagagggttaaTGGGCAAGAGAAAATATtttagtgcctttgaacaggggaTGGTAGTAGGTGCACTGGTTTatgccaagaactgcaacgctgctgggtttttcacgctcaacagtttcctgtgtgcatcaagaatggtccactattCAAAAGGACTTTCACCGACTTGTAGAGTCCACGcgccgacaaattgaggctgttctgagggcaaaaggagtgtgtgtgtgtgggggggggtgaagagTGCCACTCAGTGATGTAtttttggatttgccccaaacacaacagtttgtattcaggacaaaaagttcatttctttgcaacattttttgcagttttacttaagtgccttattgcaaacaggatgcatgttttgaaatatttgtattctgtacaagcttccttctttcactgtcatttaggttagtattgtggagtaattacaatgGTGCTGATCCATCCTtggttttctcctatcacagccattaaactctgtaactgttttaaagttaccattggagtcatggtgaaattcctgagcggGGTTTCCTTcgtctccggcaactgagttaggaaggatgcggtgactgggtatattgaaacaccatccaaagtgtaattaataacttcaccatgctcaaagggatattcaatgcctgtttttttgtatgtatgtatgtatgtatgtatgtatgtatgtatgtatgtatgtatgtatgtatgtatgtatgtatgtataaacacacacacagtatatttggaaagtattcagaccacttgactttttcctcattttattacgttacagccttattctaaaatggattcaattgttttctcccctcaatctacacacaataccacataatgacaaagcaggtAAAGACATTTTTCAAGTGTATTAAAAAGCTGAATAatcacaattacataagtattcaaactcgGTACTTTGTACCGgtactcggtactttgttgaagcaccttttacagccttgtcttcttgggtatgacgctacaagcttgacacacctgtattttgggagtttctcccattcttctctgcagatcctctcaagctctatcaagttggatggggagcgtcgctgcgcagctattttctggtctccccagagatgttcgatcgggttcaagtccagactctggctgagccactcaagacattcagagacttgtcccgaagccactcctgcgttgacttgcctgtgtacttagggtcattgttctgttggaaggtgaaactttgtcccagtctgaggtcttgagcaggatttcatcaagaatctctctgtactttccccTCAATTCTGATTAGTCTCaatgtccctgccgctgaaaaccatccccacagcatgatgctgccaccaccatgcttcaccataacgatgatgccaggtttcctccagaagtgacgcttggcattcaggctaaagcgttcaatcttggtttcatcagaccagagaatcttgcgaTGGTTGGAGAGTCctgtaggtgccttttggcaaactccaagcgggctgtcatgtgccttttactgaagtgGCTTCTGAAGTGGATTctgtctggcaactctaccataaacaTACAGTAATCCCACTCCTGAATGCAGGACCTCAAACATTTACACTGTACATTTGTGTATATAATTATTCCAACAACAACACTTGAATCTGTTCTTTACAACGATGAGGTAGTGGTTGAATCTGGGGTACAGCGATGAGGTACTGGTTAAAAgatcatgttaaccactataattGCACACCGAGTGACTCTGTGtaacttatgtgatttgttaagcagattttcactcctgaacttatttaggcttgtcataaaaGAACTTtgagcttttcatttttttattcattattgaaaaaaacaacaattccactttgacattatgatgtattgtgtgtagtaggccagtgacacaaaatctaaatttaatccattttaaaattcaacaaaatgtggacaaagtcaaagggtgtgaatactttctgaaggcgctgtatccCACAATGTCTGGGCCTTGCACTACAACGCTCTTAGTTGTTGTAGAAATTGACCCACTCCGGCGGTTTACTTTGTGCATTTATGTCATCTCGTTGAGTCTACTTTTAATGCAGGGTTTAATCTAAATCTCAGAAGCTATCGAGTGGAATGGTGACTTTATGTTATAGAGTGGAATgttttttctgctggtgtatcctgaggtatctcctctctgagaacctcttcccGCAGTGCATACAGGCAAATGGCCTTtctcctgtgtggaccctctgatGCCTCTTCAGGTCACCAGCCTGAGCGAAGCAcatgtgacactgggtacagctgaagggtttcacccctgtgtggaccctctggtgcctcttcagggtGCCAGCCTGGGTGAAGcgcatgtgacactgggtacagctgaagggtttcacccccgtgtggaccctctggtggatctccaccttctggaggcagctgaagcctttgttacagaacatgcagaggaaccgTTTCTCTTTACTATTGCCTGATGTGGCTCCCCCTCCCTCAGCCTGGGCTCTAGCCCTGTCGTTTGAGTTCAATACCTGATTGAAAAGGACGCGGCCGTGTGAATCGGAAGGCCCCATCGACGTGGACACTGACTCGCGATCCATGAGCGTGTGTAAAGGTGAGTGGGTTGGGACATTTAGATTTGTCTCTAAGCTTTCCCTGTAGTCTAAGAAGTCACTGGCGTTGTCCTGCGAGTGTCCTTCTCCTAAGTGAGTCTCATCTGCATTCAGTGTCAGAGGAGCATCACCCTCCACTTTCACAGTCACCTCATCTACGACCAGACCCTCCCCTTTCTTATCTAGGCACCCTTCAGagtatacactactactgtactggttccagtcccctctggacagatcagtctgtgtctctaaacCCACGGGCATGTTGCCAGGGTCCATCTCTGTAGTGTAAGAACAAGATGGATCATCACCGCCAGAGTGTAACGCGTTACCATCACCACGGGAATGAACCATCCTCTGGCTCTGGTGAAATACCGGTAAATACTCTGAGCCAGGAGCATGTGGACAGCCCAGTTTCCCCAGCCacagtctctctgggtctgatctGTGATCAGATCCTGTGTTTAAGAGGCTGTGTGTTACAATTAAAGTCTcagtgtctgtctctgacttgagAACGGCGTTTGGCGTTCCACTGACCTCCGTGATGCTGCGTTGGGTCCTGGGCTGGGGCGCGGCGGCGAGGTCCTCCATGGCTTCAGGGGAAGCTCCAGCTGCTGCAGTCTGGATGTCTATGCTGTGCTgtgggtcctcctctccttcagaccTCTCAAGCTTGACCCCAGGACCTGCAGCCTCTGTATCCTGACACAAGAAGAGAGGAGGTTGTTACTAGTATCCTGTTCAATTGGATAACAATGTCATAGGGAAGTCTCACAAGCTCCCCTATGGCAGATAAATTTGGATGTACATGTAAGCAAGTGAATAGCTGATGGGAGCCTTTCTGATATAAACTGATCACATTTGATATACTGTAATTTTAAtgtaacactattacactaaccTCTATCACAATAACGTGCTGGGTTGAGGTTCGAATCCCCTCATCAACAGTGATTGTTTGGTCAACTCTCCATGTATTTTGTCCAGCTGGCTTCACAAAGCTCCTGTGGCCTCCAGTGAGATCTCCTTCACCTGAGTGTGATTGGGGGAAAAGAGGTGGTTAAGTTAGGTACTGTCAATGCTCAAAGCTATTGTACACTATTGCCACCGTTTAGAattgccacttaatataatgtttacacaccctacattactcatctcatatgtatatactgtactcgataccatgtACTGcttcttgcctatgccgttctgtaccatcactcattcatatacctttatgtacatattctttatccctttagacttgtgtgtataaggtagtagttctggaattgttaggttagattactcgttggttattactgcattgtcagaactagaagcacaagcatttcgctacactcgcattaacatctgctaaccatgtgtatgtgacaaataaaatttgatttgaagaatgTACGATAACATCTCATAACTTATTGATACCATTTATTGATCAATGTATTATGTTACATGTATCACATTGTTTTCATTGTGTAAATAAAAGGAAATGCAGTGAATAAAGAATCTGGTTAAATTACATTGTGTCTTTGCCCAAGATAGCCAAGTAATCAGATGAACTATTGCATACTAACTATCCAAAAACTGACCAAGACTCAATTCTGGTTAACCATATGTGGTTAACATATCTAAAATTACACATGCGCAGAGGAGAACCAATGACATGCCTCGCATCCTTGGCCTTCTGCTAAATGTACCTCTTGCCATTCCTCTGTATCGGTCGAGGACCTTGACACTTCTGGGACGACTGGCGAGGACGCGCTCTCGCATTGTCCTCTCTGCGCGCTCCCGTGACAATTTCAGTTCCAGTAGCTGTAGTTTCCTCCGCAATGCACTGTTTTCTTTTTGGCTGTGAGTTATTTCCAAccgaaacactgcatagtcgtcgtctacgagtttacagaCCTCTGCCACGGCTGCATTCGCTAGAACCTCCATTatggaggctatttgagtgtgaaaaaccatacaGTTAGCAGCCATTGTTAACTAACTTAGCAGCTAGGTAGCGTTACCTAGATAGCTAACCTCTATTAATCAAGTCCTGTTTCCAACGCGGATTAAATTCTACATGGGGTAAGTATGTGATGCTGTGCAGTTAAATGAGTCATAGTTTGAGTTCCATGGTGTTAATAAACGTCTAAATAACAACAACGCTAACGTGGAAATTGTTCTTAGTTACTGTTTACTTCCGTTTATACCGACGAGGAAGGATGTTGTCGCTCAAAGGGTGTGGCTAAATGAAAAGCGTATGCAAGCTGTTCTTTGAAATACGGTACTGCTTATCTCCTATTTAAGAACAGTCTTTCGAGATTCGAGCACTAGTTTAAAGAAGTGTGTTAGCaataatagagtagaatacaaTCACTTTTCTCCATCACCTCAGTACGGTAAACATTCAACTGTCCTTTTATCTAGCCTAggtttactgtctctctaaaaACAGGCATTTACAAGCCTGTTTCAAATGACAAGTTTAATGAGGGGTATGTGTTTAATTAAAACTCCTATAAAAAGGGTCGTTCCATTtgatttcaatcactttttgaccaAAACCCTTTTTGATTTGTATGAAATTTACCATACATATTTGCCCATggtagaagtggtcagaaagttaCTTTTTTAAACTTAAATGCCAAAACAGGCGCTCAAGGTTGAACCATTTTGCATAGCatggaaaaaaacatgtttttaataaCAATTGTCATTAACCGTCGTTAATTATTTAAAAACTGTTTTTTCTGCACATGTTGTAGTTTAGACACAGTTTTGCATAATGAGGTGTTTGTTGTGCCTGTCATCGGTTGAGACACAGCATGCTCatgaatacagggtgggtgtcatgttttggctgataAATGTACTAAAATTTTAATAACTGACATTTCAACTTCCAAATGGTACCACAAAGATGATTGGAGGTCATCTTTGGGCACTTCCATCTCAATGTTTTAGCCCCAATTATTTTTTTGAAAAAGTAATGTTTTTTTCCCACATGGTTGGGGTTGAGAATTTTCAGGTATCAAAGTGAGGTCGAGGGCCAACAAAAAGTTTGGGAACTCTTGCTGTATCATGTGAGAATGTGATCATACCCAGATGTTCAACTGAGGGActtagtaaccccccccccaccaccaccacaagacACTTCATAACTGTATTTCAGATAGTTCCCAGATATCCCCTGTGTATAATTCTAGCCACACTGCTGTGATTTCTCTCACTGGACACTCCTTTGTCTGATAAGGTTACTTAGGAAGGAGAACCTCCGTCATTGAGCTTCCTCCTGGACCTCTAGCCATTGTTTGGGTGTTGTTGGGATTGCACACAATCTGTTGTAGGCTAGGTGCCTCAAATGGTGAATGCCCATCCTGACCCTGTCTGTATTGGTGGGGTAACCGAGGAAGGCAACATCCAGGCCCAGTTCTTCTATGAACCCATTCACCAGGCATTAGATGTGACGCCAAAGGAGAAGACAGACTTGCTGCTAGACTATATCCAGGGGgggtctcccaccactctctgtgAAGGCTGAAGCCCAGGGTGACCTGATCTTTCAATCATGCATACTGTCGTGTTTATCATAGAGACCCTCCTGTTCCTATCAGCCCCAGGCTCTGCTCCATCCCTGCACTGAGACTGTGAAGAGAAGGGTCTAGGCCGCAGACTGGATCCCTGATtggagcctctgtctctctgttgacCACCAGGACTGAGGTTGTTCAGTCCAGCTGTCGTGTTGTGGTGAAGTCTCGGTCCTTCGCGGTTGGGTCCTGGTCCCGACTCTGGAAGGAAGAGCGGCGGCTCCTGATCAGGGTCCAGGGTTTGTGACCAGCAGAGGTCCACTCTCTCCCACCAGTAACACTGGATCAGCAGGTCTTCAGGGACAGCAGACTGTAAACAAAGTTTATACAGAAAAGCATAAAGGGTTATAAGACATTCTTTACTGTACATACAGAAGCATGACATGATGTTATAAAATGTTAACCAGTCAAGCCTATGTCTAAAACTGTGATTCAAGTACCTAACAATATGGAGCCATTGGAGTTAATTATATAAAAAAATGTCCATATGTGTTTATTCAAGAATGAAGTATAATGTTTTGATTAGACTGAGATAAGGGAAACTCAGTCCCTGTAACAATACAAAAATATCCAAGTCAGTCAGCACAGTGTCAACTTTGTATTTAATTTGAACAAAATGGCCATACACTAACAACTTTGCAGTACAGTACTTTTATTGCACAAAATAATGTCAAGGTGAATAACGTCTCACTATGTTTGCACTAGAAATGTTACCCTCGACCAGTATCTAAAGGGACAAAGTTGCCACTCTTCATCAGTGAAGCATTTTTAGACACCATCACCATATCATCTACTCTGCCTCATCATACTCATtctttcctctgttctcctcaccCAGTTCCCTATACATCCAAAACCAACAGAATTAACTACAAACTAACTAGTACTACATCATTATAGTGAATACATGGACTGTGTGcattttctgctggtgtatcATGAGGTTACTCCTCTCTGAGAAACTCTTCCTGCAATGCATACAGACGAACAGCCTTTATCCCGTGTGGACCATCAGGTGCATCTTCAGCTGGTGCTGgtgggagaacctcttctcacacaAGGGGCAGCCAAACTGTTTCTCCCCCGTGTGGATCCTCTGGTGGATCTCACCTGTTTACAAAAACTGAAGGCTTTCCCACAGAATGAACACGGGAAGCGCCATCagtctcccttctcctcctggaagagacaagTAATATAgattacacagacatacactcccTCAGGTACGTACACACAGAAAATAAAAACACTTTCAACATGGTGTTTACCCATCTCCACTGCGTTTGAGTCCAAGTGTAGTTACAGAATGACTTAATTGTTGTTAAATCCATCATGGTGGACATAAATATGATGTTGTGGGTAAATAGAAGTCAGCTATGATGTCATCAGACAAATCGGAATAAACTATTTGATGTGTACAGTaggtgtttgttagtgtgtggGTATAAGTACCCAGGTAGGTATATTTAAGTCCTATGTTGGTTATAAAGTGCTGTCAGGTGTATGCAGAATAGGGTGAGATCAGGTTTGCTGTATACTAAAGAGTCTTAATGAAAGTCTTACAAAGAAAAGTCCCATTTTGTGTTTATGAAACAAATAAGTTAAATACACATTATGATAACCACAAATACACATGTCAACAAAAAAAGCATGAACTGCATTTATTAACTCattaaaaatggaaaaaaaataaAGTAGTTAAATGAAAGTAATGAAATAGGCATTTGTGAACATCATATAGCCTAAACAGTACAAATACAATATGTAACAGACTTTTTAGCCTTATATATCACACAATGTCTGGATGCAATATTCTACCCAGGAATATTCAACACTGAAATCTGTTACTCTTATTATTCCAAATGGATCTGTGGTTCTATTCTGCTGACAACCGTTAAATGTATATTTGTCTCTAATGCAGAGTTTGATCTAAATATCAGAAGCTATAGAATGGAATggtttttctgctggtgtatcttgaggtagctcctctctgagaacctTTTCCCACAGAGCGTACAGGCGAACGGCCTTTCTCCAGTGTGGACCTTGAGGTGCGTCTTCAGATGGTGCTGGTGGGAGAACTtcttctcacactgggggcagctgtagggtttctcacctgtgtggaccctctggtgcctctttaGGCTGCCAGACTGGGCAAAGcgcatgtgacactgggtacagctgtagggtttctcccctgtgtggatccTCTGGTGCACCTCCACCGTCTGGGGGcagctgaagcctttgttacagaacatgcagaggaaccgTTTCTCTTTAACATTGCCTGATGTGGCTCCCCCTCCCTGAGCCTGGGCTCTAGCCCTGTCGTTTGAGTTCAATACCTGATCGAAAAGGATTTGGCCATACGAATCAGAATGCCCCATCGATGTGGACACTGGGTCACAATCCCTGAACGTGTGCAAAAGGGAGTTAGTTGCGACATTTTGAGTTGTCTCTAAGCTTTCTCTGTAATCTAAGAAATCTCTACCCTGTGAGTGtctgtctccaaggtgactatCGGCATTCCATGTTTGAGGAACGTCGCCCTCCACTTTCACAGTCACTTCATCTGTGACCAGACCCTCCCCTTTCTTATCTAGGCA
Above is a window of Oncorhynchus gorbuscha isolate QuinsamMale2020 ecotype Even-year unplaced genomic scaffold, OgorEven_v1.0 Un_scaffold_7:::fragment_4:::debris, whole genome shotgun sequence DNA encoding:
- the LOC124019112 gene encoding zinc finger protein 34-like isoform X2, producing MAANCMVFHTQIASIMEVLANAAVAEVCKLVDDDYAVFRLEITHSQKENSALRRKLQLLELKLSRERAERTMRERVLASRPRSVKVLDRYRGMARGEGDLTGGHRSFVKPAGQNTWRVDQTITVDEGIRTSTQHVIVIEDTEAAGPGVKLERSEGEEDPQHSIDIQTAAAGASPEAMEDLAAAPQPRTQRSITEVSGTPNAVLKSETDTETLIVTHSLLNTGSDHRSDPERLWLGKLGCPHAPGSEYLPVFHQSQRMVHSRGDGNALHSGGDDPSCSYTTEMDPGNMPVGLETQTDLSRGDWNQYSSSVYSEGCLDKKGEGLVVDEVTVKVEGDAPLTLNADETHLGEGHSQDNASDFLDYRESLETNLNVPTHSPLHTLMDRESVSTSMGPSDSHGRVLFNQVLNSNDRARAQAEGGGATSGNSKEKRFLCMFCNKGFSCLQKVEIHQRVHTGVKPFSCTQCHMRFTQAGTLKRHQRVHTGVKPFSCTQCHMCFAQAGDLKRHQRVHTGERPFACMHCGKRFSERRYLRIHQQKKHSTL